The Podospora pseudopauciseta strain CBS 411.78 chromosome 2 map unlocalized CBS411.78m_2, whole genome shotgun sequence genome has a window encoding:
- the RFC4 gene encoding replication factor C subunit 4 (EggNog:ENOG503NUUJ; COG:L), producing the protein MPAATTKKPEANGESSTAAYKAQTANPGGNPTYELPWVEKYRPVFLDDVVGNTETIERLKIIARDGNMPHVIISGMPGIGKTTSVLCLARQLLGDAYKEAVLELNASDERGIDVVRQRIKGFAQKKVTLPQGRHKLVILDEADSMTSGAQQALRRTMEIYSNTTRFAFACNQSNKIIEPLQSRCAILRYAKLTDEQVVKRLLQIIDAEGVKFSEDGLAALVFSAEGDMRQAINNLQSTWAGFGFVSGDNVFKVVDSPHPIKVQAMLKACYEGNVDSALDTLRELWDLGYSSHDIISTMFRVTKTIETLSEHSKLEFIKEIGFTHMKVLEGVQTLLQLSGCVVRLCRLNMDPKRFESR; encoded by the exons ATGCCAGCCGCAACGACAAAAAAGCCGGAAGCCAACGGCGAGTCCTCCACCGCAGCCTACAAAGCCCAGACAGCCAACCCCGGTGGCAACCCCACCTACGAGCTCCCATG GGTCGAAAAATACCGCCCCGTTTTCCTCGACGACGTAGTAGGCAACACCGAAACCATCGAGCGCCTCAAGATCATCGCCCGCGACGGCAACATGCCCCACGTAATCATCTCTGGCATGCCCGGCATTGGCAAGACCACCTCCGTTTTGTGTCTAGCCCGCCAACTCCTCGGGGACGCCTACAAAGAAGCCGTGCTTGAACTCAACGCCTCTGACGAGAGAGGTATTGATGTTGTGAGGCAGCGTATCAAGGGGTTTGCGCAGAAGAAGGTGACCCTCCCGCAAGGGAGACATAAACTTGTCATCTTGGACGAAGCGGATAGCATGACGAGCGGCGCCCAGCAGGCGTTGAGACGGACGATGGAGATTTACAGCAATACGACGAGGTTCGCCTTCGCCTGCAATCAAAGCAACAAAATCATCGAACCCCTCCAGTCGCGCTGCGCCATTCTCCGCTATGCGAAGTTAACAGACGAGCAAGTCGTCAAACGCCTCTTGCAAATCATCGATGCGGAGGGTGTCAAGTTCAGCGAGGATGGCCTTGCGGCGTTGGTGTTTAGTGCGGAAGGGGATATGCGCCAGGCGATCAACAACCTGCAGTCGACGTGGGCTGGGTTCGGGTTTGTCTCGGGGGACAATGTCTTCAAGGTTGTCGACAGTCCTCACCCGATCAAAGTGCAGGCAATGCTCAAGGCTTGTTATGAGGGGAATGTGGACTCGGCGCTTGACACGTTGAGGGAGCTGTGGGATTTGGGGTACAGCAGTCATGATATTATCTCGACGATGTTTAGGGTGACCAAGACAATCGAGACGTTGAGCGAGCATAGCAAGTTAGAGTTTATCAAGGAGATTGGGTTTACGCATATgaaggttttggagggggtgcaGACGCTGCTGCAGTTGAgtgggtgtgtggtgaggttgtgtaGGTTGAATATGGATCCGAAGAGGTTTGAGAGTAGGTAG
- the ECM42 gene encoding Arginine biosynthesis bifunctional protein ArgJ, mitochondrial (EggNog:ENOG503NVW6; MEROPS:MER0011829; BUSCO:EOG09262528; COG:E), whose amino-acid sequence MVGFSRCALSQLRQPKAQLVRSFSHIPSRAYSAPSSSIPAAKKKYIPTSGTYPLGFQVSGTIVGVKPSNTTKPDLALLTSEVPCAAAAVFTKNKFQAAPVTFSRALLQKKGNKGIQGVVINSGCANAVTGKGGLEDAAKMAQAADKCLGQSDSTIVMSTGVIGQRLPIDKIINNVPKAHSALGGSHEHWLTMAKAICTTDTFPKLISRTFTLPSSPGVEYRIAGTTKGAGMIHPNMATLLGVIATDAPLSSSALPSVLKHAVDRSFNSITIDGDTSTNDTVALLANGMAGGKEVVEGTPDYEAFREVLTKFSTELAQLIVRDGEGATKFVTIKVVDSASEEAARKIASTIARSPLVKTALYGKDANWGRILCATGYSLISEPSEPINDVPEIVPEKTNVSFVPTDGTTELKLLVNGEPEQVDEARAAEILELEDLEILVRLGTGDKQATYWTCDYSHEYITINGDYRT is encoded by the exons ATGGTGGGCTTCAGTCGATGTGCGTTGAGCCAATTGAGGCAACCTAAAGCTCAATTGGTTCGGTCCTTTTCTCACATCCCATCCCGAGCTTATTCTGCCCCGTCCAGCTCCATCCccgcggccaagaagaagtacATCCCAACCTCAGGCACATACCCCCTCGGCTTCCAGGTGTCAGGCACCATCGTTGGAGTTAAGCCCAGCAACACAACAAAACCAGATCTCGCTCTCTTGACATCCGAAGTACCAtgtgctgccgccgccgtcttcACCAAGAACAAGTTTCAGGCCGCCCCCGTTACTTTCAGCCGTGCTCTGTTGCAAAAGAAGGGAAATAAGGGCATCCAGGGGGTGGTCATCAACTCGGGATGCGCCAATGCCGTCACTGGAAAGGGTGGTTTGGAGGATGCCGCCAAGATGGCTCAGGCGGCTGACAAGTGCCTCGGTCAGAGTGATAGCACCATTGTCATGAGCACTGGTGTCATCGGACAGAGGCTGCCCATCGACAAGATCATCAACAACGTGCCAAAGGCCCACAGTGCTTTGGGCGGGTCCCACGAGCACTGGCTCACCATGGCCAAGGCCATCTGCACCACTGATACCTTCCCCAAGCTCATCTCCCGCACTTTTActttgccctcctcgccaggCGTGGAGTATAGGATAGCGGGTACCACCAAGGGAGCGGGCATGATTCACCCCAACATGGCCACCCTTTTGGGTGTTATTGCCACGGATGCCCCTCTCTCGTCGTCGGCTCTTCCATCGGTTCTCAAGCACGCCGTCGACCGTTCCTTCAACAGCATCACCATTGACGGTGACACGTCGACCAACGACACTGTTGCGTTGTTGGCCAACGGTATGGCTGGAGGAaaggaggttgtggagggcaCACCTGATTATGAGGCCTTCCGTGAGGTTCTCACCAAGTTCTCTACAGAGTTGGCGCAGTTGATTGTGCgtgatggtgagggtgctACCAAGTTTGTGACAatcaaggtggtggattcCGCTAGCGAGGAGGCTGCTCGGAAGATTGCGAGCACCATTGCGAGATCGCCACTTGTCAAGACTGCCTTGTATGGCAAGGACGCAAACTG GGGCCGCATTCTGTGCGCCACCGGCTACTCCCTGATTTCCGAGCCTAGCGAGCCCATCAACGATGTTCCTGAGATTGTCCCTGAGAAGACCAATGTCTCGTTCGTGCCCACGGATGGCACTACTGAGCTCAAGCTGTTGGTGAACGGAGAGCCTGAGcaggttgatgag GCGAGAGCTGCTGAGATTTTGGAGCTCGAGGATCTTGAGATTTTGGTCAGGCTCGGAACTGGCGACAAGCAAGCCACTTACTGGACCTGCGACTACAGTCATGAGTACAT TACCATCAACGGTGACTACCGCACATAA
- a CDS encoding uncharacterized protein (EggNog:ENOG503P22D; COG:S), giving the protein MSDAMDAYWQLQPLARTLATAIFVTSIGGHLGLIPTGWLFFHSSLAIFHMPPQIWRFLTTFLLSGPQLGIILDPYFVYQYLSQIESGNPKFQRKEDVLWYLITVSGFILLFTQCFLGFQPFLISALIIALCYTASQDSRGMKANFFFFTVPAQLVPYCMLGMSVIMNPAALPQQICGILAAHLHDFLVRTWPEFGGGRNWLATPAFVSRLVTTPRILQREYGTGFRPRTQTSGSSTGASAGSGPLPDSWKTRGTGHRLG; this is encoded by the exons atgtCAGACGCGATGGATGCCTACTGGCAGTTACAGCCATTAGCGCGAACACTCGCGACCGCCATCTTCGTCACGTCGATTGGAGGGCATCTGGGATTGATCCCAACGGGCTGGTTGTTCTTCCACTCCTCGCTGGCCATCTTCCATATGCCACCTCAGATTTGGCGgttcctcaccacctttcTGTTGAGTGGTCCCCAGCTGGGCATCATCTTGGATCCTTACTTCGTCTACCAGTATCTCAGCCAGATCGAGTCCGGGAACCCCAAATTCCAACGGAAGGAAGATGTTCTCTGGTACCTCATAACGGTCAGCGGCTTCATCTTG CTGTTCACCCAGTGTTTCCTGGGCTTCCAGCCTTTTCTCATCAGCGCCTTGATTATTGCTCTATGCTACACGGCCTCGCAAGATTCGCGCGGCATGAAGGCCaactttttcttcttcaccgtGCCAGCCCAGCTTGTTCCGTATTGCATGCTCGGCATGTCCGTCATCATGAACCCTGCCGCTCTGCCCCAACAGATTTGTGGTATCTTGGCCGCCCATCTTCATGACTTCTTAGTACGCACCTGGCCCGAGTTTGGAGGCGGTAGAAATTGGTTGGCCACTCCAGCATTCGTGTCTCGACTCGTCACCACGCCGAGAATTCTCCAACGCGAGTACGGCACCGGATTTCGCCCACGGACCCAGACGTCGGGCAGTTCTACGGGGGCCTCCGCCGGCTCCGGGCCACTTCCCGACTCCTGGAAGACAAGGGGAACTGGCCATCGGCTGGGTTAA
- the LOC1 gene encoding 60S ribosomal subunit assembly/export protein (EggNog:ENOG503P1SC; COG:A), producing the protein MAPTRTIKNKHAAGSKPSSSSSSGPKRSSSSGVKKPSGGKGAPKGKIPPKEQKSKPNFGQDRKKKPRVYTEKELGIPELNMITPVGVTKPKGKKKGKVFVDDRESMSTILAIVQAEKEGQIESKLIKARQMEEIREARKAEAEKKEQERKAKLDETKELMRKKRKRGDGEKMKKEDEEGDKIVKEAVLRGTKAGRTKKKSVSFAAE; encoded by the exons ATGGCACCAACCAGAACAATAAAAAACAAACACGCCGCCGGctccaaaccctcctcctcctcctcctccggcccaAAACGATCCTCTTCATCCGGCGTGAAGAAACCCTCAGGCGGCAAGGGTGCTCCCAAAGGCAAAATCCCCCCCAAAGAACAAAAGTCCAAACCCAACTTCGGCCAAGACCGCAAAAAGAAACCCCGCGTCTACACCGAAAAAGAGCTAGGGATCCCAGAGCTGAATATGATCACCCCCGTTGGGGTGACCAAGCCcaaagggaagaagaaggggaaggttTTTGTTGATGATAGG GAATCAATGTCCACAATCCTAGCCATAGTCCAAGCCGAGAAAGAAGGCCAGATCGAGTCCAAGTTAATCAAGGCCCGCCAAATGGAGGAGATTCGCGAGGCGCGCAAAGcagaggcggagaagaaggagcaggagaggaaggCTAAGCTGGATGAGACGAAGGagttgatgaggaagaagaggaagaggggtgatggggagaagatgaaaaaggaggatgaggagggggataagATTGTCAAGGAGGCTGTTTTGAGGGGTACCAAGGCggggaggacgaagaagaagagtgtTTCTTTTGCGGCCGAGTAG
- the HIS3 gene encoding imidazoleglycerol-phosphate dehydratase (BUSCO:EOG09264TJN; EggNog:ENOG503NV4T; COG:E) — translation MATAEHPPRWAAFARDTNETKIQLSLNLDGGRFHPDTDARLFKGQDHASQTSKSQTISINTGIGFLDHMLHALSKHAGWSLALNCKGDLHIDDHHTAEDVCIALGYAFAQALGTPVGIKRFGFAYCPLDEALSRAVVDISNRPHSVIDLGLKREKIGDLSTEMIPHCMQSFAQAARITLHVDVIRGDNDHHRAESAFKALAVAIREAISRVAGKEGEVPSTKGTLSV, via the exons ATGGCTACTGCTGAACACCCTCCCCGCTGGGCCGCTTTTGCGCGCGACACCAACGAGACCAAGATCCAGCTTTCGCTGAATCTCGACGGCGGGCGCTTCCACCCAGACACCGACGCCCGTCTCTTCAAGGGCCAGGACCACGCCAGCCAGACGAGCAAGTCGCAGaccatcagcatcaacaccGGCATTGGTTTCTTGGACCACATGCTTCACGCCCTGTCCAAGCATGCGGGCTGGAGTCTGGCGCTGAACTGCAAGGGTGATTTGCACA TCGATGACCACCACACGGCCGAAGACGTCTGCATCGCCCTCGGATATGCCTTTGCCCAAGCCCTCGGCACCCCCGTCGGCATCAAGCGCTTCGGCTTCGCCTACTGCCCCCTCGACGAGGCCCTCAGCAGAGCCGTGGTCGACATCTCCAACAGACCGCACAGCGTTATCGACTTGGGACTCAAGCGCGAGAAGATTGGGGATCTAAGCACCGAGATGATCCCTCACTGCATGCAAAGCTTCGCGCAGGCGGCGCGCATCACGCTGCATGTGGATGTGATTAGGGGGGATAATGACCACCACAGGGCCGAGAGCGCGTTCAAGGCGCTGGCGGTGGCGATTAGGGAGGCTATTTCGAGGGTTgctgggaaggagggggaggtgccTAGTACTAAGGGGACGTTGAGTGTTTAA
- a CDS encoding uncharacterized protein (EggNog:ENOG503P5S4) has translation MMPTSLNNAKHEEAVDASWAATRGAVSGALKWGVATAVLGGLGYAFSPVYRGLTIQFKVYIQMSGMVLGSMLEADARLREYEAQMRLRRRLMKEQAMWASFEERYGKEEEDD, from the exons ATGATGCCCACCTCCCTTAACAACGCCAAACACGAAGAAGCGGTTGACGCCTCCTGGGCCGCGACACGGGGTGCGGTCTCTGGCGCGCTGAAATGGGGGGTTGCGACGGCGGTGCTGGGCGGGTTGGGATATGCTTTCTCGCCAGTGTACAGGGGTTTGACTATTCAGTTCAAGGT GTACATCCAAATGTCGGGCATGGTCCTAGGCAGCATGCTCGAAGCGGATGCTAGGCTGAGGGAGTATGAAGCCCAAATGAGGCTGCGGAGGAGGCTGATGAAGGAGCAGGCCATGTGGGCTAGTTTTGAGGAGAGGtatgggaaggaggaggaagatgattgA